A DNA window from Solanum lycopersicum chromosome 3, SLM_r2.1 contains the following coding sequences:
- the LOC101265109 gene encoding uncharacterized protein, which produces MGSFSDDEGECRFFDAPQSISQGSDLGSNFIPIPDSGSGFVNGVSYDEWIKTPRSVVERRKQFRCWMGLSLDGMSGEDPVDIGGSSNLSTGEIERIMESSGAVLRTSIHKDEFSSYRASRPGLCGGEGLDSPKQLGSNRDFSFRSGNVDSGIGCNVHVQAENGQHGNNRPVRLERLLMSRELENSPCTSPVIGELGQGELDKNGDIPKKLNGVKSRLLSRLRSFTCIANAEGRCLELKDNNSNPVQRSRVQRVKVHHCKKRLKELSALFTGQDIQAHEGSILTIKFSFDGQYLASAGEDKIVRVWQVVEDERSNEFDIPELDPSCMYFTVNHLSQLAPLVTDKEKSSSKLKGLKKTRDSACVVFPPKVFRILEKPLHVFQGHTGEVLDLSWSKNNCLLSSSTDKTVRLWQVGNDLCLRVFPHSNYVTCIQFNPVNDEYFISGSIDGKVRIWAINSCQVLDWTDIRDIVTAVSYQPDGKGGIIGSMAGSCRFFSLEGHEIQLEEQMCLANKKKSICKRITGFQFFPQDPSKVMVTCADSHVRILDGVNVIGKYKGPRTAGNHLSASFTSDGKHIVSASEDSNVYVWNCDVPKDYESQPKVVRSSEFFSSDSTIAIPWSGLKIVNPDNGRHCGGGLSQTSNNVLPFISSPYLSLGRELFLEAIPKGSATWPEEKLPVSSPRSTSSGMCKSEYNLLRSSCQSSSNSHAWGLVIVTAGYDGRIRSFHNYGLPLPL; this is translated from the exons ATGGGTAGCTTCAGTGATGACGAAGGGGAATGTCGATTTTTCGATGCCCCGCAGAGTATTTCTCAGGGCTCTGATTTGGGTTCTAACTTTATCCCAATTCCTGATTCTGGCTCGGGGTTTGTCAATGGGGTTAGCTATGATGAGTGGATTAAAACCCCCAGAAGTGTTGTTGAGCGACGTAAGCAATTCCGTTGTTGGATGGGTTTGAGTTTAGATGGAATGTCTGGAGAAGATCCAGTAGATATAGGTGGAAGCTCCAATTTATCTACTGGGGAAATTGAAAGAATTATGGAAAGTAGTGGAGCTGTATTACGAACCTCAATTCACAAGGACGAGTTTTCTTCTTACCGGGCTTCTAGGCCTGGTTTGTGTGGGGGCGAAGGTTTGGATTCACCTAAACAGTTGGGTTCAAATCGGGATTTCTCATTTAGAAGTGGTAACGTTGATAGTGGAATTGGGTGCAATGTACATGTTCAGGCAGAGAATGGCCAGCACGGCAATAACAGGCCTGTCAGATTGGAACGACTGCTAATGTCTCGTGAGCTCGAGAACTCTCCATGTACGTCCCCTGTTATTGGGGAGCTTGGACAGGGAGAACTGGATAAAAATGGAGACATACCGAAGAAACTAAATGGAGTTAAGAGTCGGTTATTAAGCAGGCTACGGTCATTTACGTGCATAGCAAATGCCGAAGGGAGATGTCTTGAATTGAAGGATAACAATTCCAACCCTGTTCAGAGGTCTAGAGTTCAGAGGGTTAAAGTTCACCATTGTAAGAAACGGTTGAAGGAACTCTCTGCTCTTTTCACGGGGCAGGATATCCAGGCGCACGAGGGTTCaattttaactataaaattCAGTTTTGATGGACAGTACCTAGCTAGTGCTGGTGAAGATAAGATTGTGCGGGTGTGGCAAGTGGTTGAAGATGAGAGATCCAATGAATTTGATATCCCAGAGTTGGATCCTTCGTGTATGTATTTCACGGTGAATCATCTTTCTCAATTGGCTCCTCTGGTGACAGATAAAGAGAAAAGTAGTAGTAAGTTGAAGGGCCTTAAGAAAACAAGAGACTCTGCTTGTGTCGTTTTCCCTCCAAAGGTCTTTCGAATTCTGGAAAAACCACTGCATGTGTTCCAAGGGCATACTGGGGAGGTATTGGATCTCTCGTGGTcaaaaaataat TGTTTGCTCTCATCATCAACTGACAAAACTGTTCGTTTGTGGCAAGTTGGAAATGATCTGTGCCTCAGAGTTTTTCCACATAGTAATTATG TGACTTGCATACAGTTTAACCCAGTGAACGATGAATACTTCATCAGTGGATCAATAGATGGGAAAGTTCGAATTTGGGCCATTAATAGCTGTCAAGTATTGGATTGGACTGACATCAGAGACATAGTGACTGCTGTTTCCTATCAACCTGATGGAAAG GGTGGGATTATTGGCTCAATGGCAGGCAGTTGTCGTTTTTTCAGTTTGGAAG GTCATGAGATACAATTAGAGGAGCAGATGTGCTTGGCCAATAAAAAGAAGTCGATTTGCAAAAGGATTACTGGCTTTCAG TTTTTTCCACAAGACCCATCAAAAGTTATGGTTACTTGTGCTGACTCTCACGTCAGAATCCTAGATGGTGTCAATGTGATCGGCAAGTACAAAG GTCCGCGAACTGCAGGAAACCATCTCTCTGCCTCTTTCACCTCGGATGGGAAGCATATTGTCTCAGCGTCTGAAGATTCTAATGTCTATGTATGGAATTGCGACGTTCCCAAAGATTATGAATCTCAACCTAAAGTGGTGAGGTCATCTGAGTTCTTCTCCAGTGATTCCACCATTGCAATACCCTGGTCCGGCTTGAAAATTGTAAATCCAGATAATGGACGGCATTGTGGAGGAGGACTAAGTCAAACTTCAAACAACGTATTACCCTTCATTTCCTCTCCTTATCTTTCTTTGGGCCGTGAGTTATTCCTTGAGGCAATTCCAAAAGGATCAGCAACCTGGCCTGAAGAGAAGCTTCCCGTGTCAAGTCCTCGGTCAACGTCTTCTGGGATGTGTAAATCTGAATACAACCTTCTGAGGAGTTCTTGCCAGAGCTCATCCAATTCTCATGCCTGGGGTTTAGTTATTGTTACTGCTGGCTACGACGGGCGAATAAGATCATTTCATAATTATGGGTTGCCTTTGCCACTTTGA